In one Sandaracinaceae bacterium genomic region, the following are encoded:
- a CDS encoding TonB-dependent receptor — MKVNIKPWPRSALSVLLAVGAVGGDGVVLAQPPDHTGDDPPQRAPDTTRAAAGAVEPPVLLTVPSAQRPAGGHGDEVRVRLQVTIDADGAVTLAEVESGHDPAFDAAAVAAMQQARFSPALRDGVAIPVRFLFDYVFPPLEIADATAEAAGDEHDDAQPAERVGAAVPEGQPFDDTAPALEGREHAQASPGLEGQPRDDASPALEGQPRNDEFGADAVVRSPANVRRHSVEAVDVVELGDAHTRTADLGEVLARAEGVSVRRSGGLGSAERISLAGLEGQQLRYFLDGVPLRYMGFATGLANIPVGLVERVEIYRGVVPIRYGADAIGGAIDLVTDRTSAHDHATLSYQGGSFDTHRLSANAHVRSARTGLFARGAAYLDSARNDYDVDVQVAGPSGRREPRSVSVWNANYRAQGAALELGVADRPRAGRASLRAFVTDHRRGIPHNLGMTVPYGDVRYGQTDTGALARYEHTFVDERLSVDLALGYVAHRVRFVDEGSCRYNWLGTCVRTLDPPGELVTGGRNLATLERSVYARANVAFQLADGHTVQLSASPEFDQRQTDRDSVGASTLTGRGSRRMIVLGAAYDASWGERLAHSVFAKVYTQRLTADEHVFGEVQTHEVDERALGVGDSLRVELSDALTLKASYEWATRMPSSNEYFGDGTLTLYNYGLTPERSHNVNLALRADLRSDRLGGLTGELALFARVVHDLIWQSASADSFQYQNIGESRSLGATLNVSYRSPRDWVAIRGTASYLDARNLSRSGAFADVRGDRLPNRPYLEGAGEVELGVNGLVRDRDRLTALWGFRYTHAFYLAYESRGTSGAQLTIPAQLVMHAALRYVASYGARTLSTVIEAQNLTDTAVYDFFGVQRPGRAVYAKLVIDF, encoded by the coding sequence ATGAAAGTCAATATCAAGCCATGGCCACGGAGCGCGCTGAGCGTCTTGCTCGCCGTGGGCGCCGTGGGCGGGGATGGTGTGGTGCTCGCGCAGCCGCCGGACCACACGGGGGATGACCCACCGCAGCGAGCCCCGGACACGACCCGGGCGGCAGCGGGCGCGGTGGAGCCCCCCGTGCTTCTGACCGTGCCATCCGCGCAGCGGCCCGCGGGAGGGCACGGCGACGAGGTGCGCGTGCGCCTGCAGGTGACCATCGACGCGGACGGGGCCGTCACGCTCGCGGAGGTCGAGTCCGGACACGACCCGGCCTTCGACGCGGCGGCCGTCGCGGCCATGCAGCAGGCGCGATTCTCACCTGCCCTGCGCGACGGGGTCGCCATCCCGGTGCGCTTCTTGTTCGACTACGTGTTTCCTCCGCTGGAGATCGCGGACGCCACGGCCGAAGCGGCCGGCGACGAACACGACGACGCCCAGCCCGCCGAGCGGGTCGGCGCGGCGGTTCCCGAAGGCCAGCCGTTTGACGATACAGCCCCTGCTCTCGAAGGCCGGGAGCACGCCCAGGCATCCCCTGGGCTCGAAGGCCAGCCACGCGACGACGCCTCCCCTGCTCTCGAAGGGCAGCCGCGCAACGACGAGTTCGGAGCGGACGCCGTCGTGCGCTCCCCTGCGAACGTGCGACGCCACTCCGTCGAAGCGGTGGACGTCGTGGAGCTAGGCGACGCACACACGCGTACCGCGGACCTCGGCGAAGTCTTGGCCCGCGCGGAGGGCGTCTCGGTGCGCCGCTCGGGGGGCCTCGGGAGCGCCGAGCGCATCTCGCTGGCTGGCCTCGAGGGTCAGCAGCTGCGGTACTTTTTGGACGGCGTCCCGCTGCGCTACATGGGCTTCGCCACGGGCCTCGCCAACATCCCCGTCGGGCTCGTGGAGCGCGTCGAGATCTACCGCGGCGTGGTGCCGATTCGCTATGGCGCGGACGCGATCGGAGGCGCCATCGATCTGGTGACAGACCGGACGAGCGCGCACGACCATGCGACGCTGTCGTACCAGGGCGGGTCCTTCGACACGCACCGCCTCTCTGCCAACGCACACGTGCGGAGCGCGCGGACAGGTCTGTTCGCGCGCGGGGCCGCCTACCTCGACAGCGCACGCAACGACTACGACGTCGACGTCCAGGTCGCGGGGCCGTCAGGTCGGCGCGAGCCGCGCTCCGTCTCCGTGTGGAACGCGAACTACCGCGCGCAGGGGGCCGCTCTCGAGCTAGGCGTCGCAGACCGCCCGCGCGCGGGTCGCGCGTCGCTCCGCGCGTTCGTCACCGACCACAGGCGGGGCATCCCGCACAACCTCGGCATGACCGTCCCGTATGGTGACGTGCGCTACGGTCAGACCGACACCGGCGCGCTCGCGCGTTACGAGCACACCTTCGTCGACGAGCGCCTGAGCGTCGACCTCGCGCTGGGCTACGTCGCGCACCGCGTCCGCTTCGTGGACGAGGGGAGCTGCCGCTACAACTGGCTCGGCACCTGCGTGCGCACGCTGGACCCTCCCGGCGAGCTGGTGACCGGCGGCCGCAACCTGGCCACGCTGGAGCGCAGCGTCTACGCCCGCGCGAACGTCGCGTTCCAGCTGGCCGACGGTCACACGGTCCAGCTGTCGGCCAGCCCCGAGTTCGACCAGCGTCAGACGGATCGCGACTCGGTGGGTGCGAGCACGCTCACGGGACGCGGAAGCCGCCGCATGATCGTGCTGGGCGCGGCCTACGACGCCAGCTGGGGCGAGCGCCTCGCCCACTCGGTCTTCGCCAAGGTCTACACGCAGCGCCTCACCGCAGACGAGCACGTCTTCGGTGAGGTCCAGACGCACGAGGTCGACGAGCGTGCCTTGGGGGTAGGTGACTCGCTGCGCGTCGAGCTGAGCGACGCCCTCACGCTGAAGGCGTCGTACGAGTGGGCCACGCGCATGCCGTCGAGCAACGAATACTTCGGGGACGGGACGCTGACCCTCTACAACTACGGCCTCACCCCGGAGCGCAGCCACAACGTCAACCTGGCGCTGCGAGCGGACCTACGCAGCGACCGGCTCGGAGGGCTGACCGGGGAGCTCGCGCTGTTCGCGCGCGTCGTCCACGACCTCATCTGGCAGTCCGCGTCCGCCGACAGCTTCCAGTACCAGAACATCGGTGAGTCCCGCTCGCTGGGCGCCACGCTGAACGTCTCCTACCGCTCTCCCCGCGACTGGGTGGCCATCCGAGGTACCGCCTCGTACCTGGACGCGCGGAACCTCTCACGCTCGGGCGCATTCGCCGACGTGCGCGGTGACCGACTCCCCAACCGACCGTACCTCGAAGGCGCCGGGGAGGTGGAGCTGGGCGTGAACGGCCTGGTGCGTGACCGCGACCGCCTCACGGCTCTGTGGGGCTTCCGATACACGCACGCGTTCTACCTCGCGTACGAGAGCCGCGGCACATCGGGCGCGCAGCTCACCATCCCCGCGCAGCTCGTGATGCACGCCGCGCTCCGCTACGTCGCGTCGTACGGCGCACGGACGCTCTCGACGGTGATCGAGGCGCAGAACCTCACCGACACCGCCGTCTACGACTTCTTCGGCGTACAGCGCCCAGGGCGCGCCGTCTACGCGAAGTTGGTCATCGATTTCTGA
- a CDS encoding thioredoxin family protein, with amino-acid sequence MSRPAVLALATCVALLGAACATRRADLDPAAAQDPAGGGRGGAGPQAPEGLPSGPFAPFDFGSATPDWNRAAITWRSTEEGLAEARTSDKPVMMVIHAEWCGPCHEYARVFHDAEVAALAQHFVMILVDADREAAVNQRYATDGTYLPRTYFLSPTGQHQTENVSNHPRFRYFFPQRDPRAIAAAMRLALR; translated from the coding sequence ATGTCGCGCCCTGCCGTCCTCGCCCTCGCCACTTGTGTCGCCCTGCTCGGCGCGGCCTGCGCCACCCGGCGCGCGGACCTGGACCCTGCCGCGGCCCAAGACCCTGCTGGGGGGGGTCGCGGGGGTGCTGGACCGCAAGCCCCCGAGGGACTCCCGAGCGGCCCGTTCGCGCCCTTCGACTTCGGCAGCGCCACCCCGGACTGGAACCGCGCTGCCATCACGTGGCGCTCCACCGAAGAGGGCCTGGCCGAGGCGCGCACCTCGGACAAGCCGGTCATGATGGTCATCCACGCCGAGTGGTGCGGGCCCTGCCACGAGTACGCCCGGGTGTTCCACGACGCCGAGGTCGCGGCCCTCGCCCAGCACTTCGTGATGATCCTGGTGGACGCCGACCGTGAAGCCGCCGTGAACCAGCGCTACGCCACGGACGGCACCTACCTGCCCCGCACGTACTTCCTGAGCCCCACTGGGCAGCACCAGACCGAGAACGTCAGCAACCACCCGCGCTTCCGGTACTTCTTCCCGCAGCGGGACCCACGCGCCATCGCCGCAGCCATGCGCCTCGCCCTGCGCTGA
- a CDS encoding PepSY domain-containing protein — translation MSVRSVIFWIHLVAGVLVAVPVVIMSATGVAIAFEEEILNAFDREQRVVSRTSGAARRSIAVLRADVARQQPDFAASRVVVPRAADAAFVFFAGREGMLYVNPYTGSATVPASTGAHAVLHEVEAWHRFLGREGDTLIVGKVINGVANAVLLLLCVTGLYLWVPRRWNRAALRRSLLFVRTRGSKARDFNWHHVVGFWGLPVLSVLVASAVVISFPFAHALVFTLAGEDVPPGRGPAILAVPEARVPTPAAGSAPLDLDTLVARVAARFPERDAIVVDLSAAEPESPGEHAPPTSVDERAAIQPRVELAVMLPALFSTHGRVPVQMDPYTGDILSETHFRDYSPGVRARVWLRFLHTGAAFGLFGKILAALATLGSLLLVYTGLALSYRRFFGGRSRKRGASSVALTLLTLLLLSSCDTSAIGTAVAHEEQTELLAHEEARPESALREAHMDLVAPDTGHVHSIDLFWPSGAAPERGFPVVVLLDGHRVSPIIREALEAGVRLEAAYLCLGYQGLPSDAQRFRARDYTPAVTPGEPEADPLDASRQNGGALGFRHFLASVVREQASRRASLAWDEATLVGHSYGGLFVLSTLLDAPDSYARYVAVDPSLWWRSAHMFERIMRAQPVAPGVLTLLEANHALEPEAPRGAPTRDPARLALRQRLQAVLPADAFTRVATHLGATHRYYPAHHHGSLLEHSVRELLGVAR, via the coding sequence ATGAGCGTCCGCAGCGTCATCTTCTGGATCCACCTCGTGGCGGGGGTGCTGGTCGCCGTCCCCGTGGTGATCATGTCCGCCACCGGCGTCGCCATCGCGTTCGAGGAGGAGATCCTGAATGCGTTCGACCGCGAGCAGCGCGTGGTCTCTCGCACGTCAGGCGCAGCGCGACGCAGCATCGCCGTCTTGCGCGCGGACGTGGCCCGTCAGCAGCCGGACTTCGCCGCCTCGAGGGTGGTGGTGCCGCGCGCCGCGGACGCCGCGTTCGTGTTCTTCGCTGGCCGCGAGGGGATGCTGTACGTGAACCCGTACACGGGCTCAGCAACGGTGCCAGCGTCGACGGGCGCGCACGCCGTGCTGCACGAGGTCGAAGCGTGGCACAGGTTCCTCGGGCGCGAGGGGGACACGCTGATCGTGGGCAAGGTCATCAACGGCGTCGCGAACGCCGTGCTCTTGTTGTTGTGCGTGACGGGGCTTTACCTGTGGGTTCCGCGCCGCTGGAACCGCGCCGCGCTGCGACGCAGTCTGCTGTTCGTGCGCACTAGGGGCAGCAAGGCGCGCGACTTCAACTGGCACCACGTGGTCGGCTTCTGGGGGTTGCCCGTGCTGAGCGTGCTGGTCGCGAGCGCCGTCGTCATCTCGTTTCCGTTCGCGCATGCCCTGGTGTTCACGCTGGCGGGCGAGGATGTCCCTCCAGGACGTGGCCCCGCCATCCTCGCGGTGCCCGAGGCGCGCGTCCCGACACCGGCGGCGGGTAGCGCCCCGCTCGACCTCGACACCCTGGTGGCGCGCGTGGCCGCGCGCTTCCCTGAGCGCGACGCCATCGTCGTCGACCTGAGCGCCGCAGAACCCGAGAGCCCCGGCGAGCATGCACCGCCGACGAGCGTCGACGAGCGGGCCGCGATCCAGCCACGCGTCGAGCTGGCCGTGATGCTGCCCGCGCTGTTCTCGACGCACGGGCGTGTGCCGGTGCAGATGGACCCCTACACGGGCGACATCCTGTCGGAGACCCACTTCCGCGACTACAGCCCAGGCGTGCGGGCGCGCGTCTGGTTGCGCTTCCTGCACACCGGCGCGGCGTTCGGCCTGTTCGGCAAGATCCTGGCCGCGCTGGCGACCTTGGGGTCGCTGCTGCTGGTCTACACGGGCCTCGCGCTGAGCTATCGCCGGTTCTTCGGTGGGCGCTCGAGGAAGCGTGGGGCGAGCTCGGTCGCGCTCACACTGCTGACGCTGCTGCTGCTGTCGTCGTGCGACACCAGCGCGATCGGGACTGCAGTCGCGCACGAGGAGCAGACCGAACTTCTGGCGCACGAGGAGGCGCGCCCCGAATCGGCGCTACGCGAAGCTCACATGGATCTGGTCGCACCCGACACGGGACATGTTCACAGCATCGATCTGTTCTGGCCCTCGGGCGCCGCCCCAGAACGCGGCTTCCCCGTGGTGGTCCTGCTGGACGGCCACCGCGTGAGTCCCATCATCCGCGAGGCCCTCGAGGCCGGCGTGAGGCTCGAGGCCGCGTACCTGTGCCTTGGGTACCAGGGGTTGCCCAGCGACGCGCAACGCTTTCGGGCCCGCGACTACACGCCCGCCGTGACGCCTGGCGAGCCCGAGGCAGACCCGCTCGACGCGAGCCGTCAGAACGGCGGCGCGCTCGGCTTTCGCCATTTCCTCGCCAGCGTGGTGCGCGAGCAAGCGTCTCGCCGCGCGTCGCTCGCGTGGGACGAAGCGACGTTGGTCGGCCACTCGTACGGTGGCCTCTTCGTGCTCAGCACCCTGCTCGACGCCCCTGACAGCTACGCGCGCTACGTGGCGGTGGACCCCTCGCTGTGGTGGCGGTCGGCGCACATGTTCGAGCGTATCATGCGCGCGCAGCCGGTCGCTCCCGGCGTGCTGACGCTGCTCGAGGCCAACCACGCGCTCGAGCCCGAGGCCCCGCGGGGCGCCCCGACGAGGGACCCCGCGCGCCTCGCCCTCCGGCAGCGGCTCCAGGCCGTGCTCCCTGCCGACGCCTTCACCCGTGTCGCGACGCACCTGGGCGCCACGCACCGATACTACCCCGCGCACCACCACGGCAGCCTGCTGGAGCACAGCGTGCGCGAGCTGCTCGGGGTCGCGCGCTGA